In the genome of Dromiciops gliroides isolate mDroGli1 chromosome 1, mDroGli1.pri, whole genome shotgun sequence, the window GGGCTTAAATGAGGGTAGGGAAACTAGAGTTTGAATATTCATTTGTGCTGGGAAGGGTCATATGGACAGGAACAGAAAGGAATTTGTAAATATAGTATTTTGTGAGATGAAACAATTGGAtttgtaagaaataaaaaattataattgtaatTTGTACTTTTAATACTTGTTATTCTCTCCACCATATTCAAATTGTTGCctttattagtcttttttttttttaaagtagtgagacaattggggttaagtgacttgcccaaagtcacacagctagtaagtgttaagtgtctgaggccagatttgaagtcaggttctcctgaatccagggctggtgctctatccactgcgccacctagctgcccctttattagTCTTAATGAGTTCCTTTGGCTGAATTTGTTTGCACATAGGGTGGATTTATTGATCTAATTCAGAGCTATTTTAAATTAGTATATATGAACTCAATTTATCAAAAAGTtcatgtaaggggcagctaggtggcgcagtggatagagcactggccctggagtcaggagtacctgggttcaaatccagcctcagacacttaacacttactagctgtgtgaccctgggcaagtcacttaaccccgattgcctcactaaaaaaaaaaaaaagttcatgtaaGAAGGAAAAGTATGTTGCCATGatatttgttaattatttatatattttctagatCCCAATTCCCCTGTTGGTTTTGTCCTTGGGGTGGATCTCCTTCATATATTTCCACTGGAGGGAGCAATTTTCCTCAGTTCTGCTGATGTAACTGACCCAAGGACCATCAAGAAAATTCAAGAGCAACTTCCTGGTCAGAAAGCTGATGTAATTTTGAGTGATATGGCACCCAATGCAACTGGTATTCGGGAACTTGATCACCAAAAGCTCATAAGCATGTGCCTGTCTCTTCTGAACTTCGCTTCAAATATATTACATCCAGGGGGAACATTCCTCTGTAAATTTTGGGATGGAGGTCAACGACATCTCTTacaaaataggctggaaaaagaATTCCAGAATATCAGGACTATAAAACCTGTAGCTAGCAGGAAAGAATCATCAGAGACTTATTTTTTGGCAAAATTATACCGAGGAATCAAAACAccttcaaaagaataaaaatgacaccTGTTCTTACCATTAGGGTTATTGGAGCCTGTATTAATTAGAAGTTTGAATCAAACCTTGGACTATTGCTATGTAAATATGATATAGTATCTAAATGAAATGTAAGCACTaagcaaagaatagaaaaacattttattctattgAGTTGCATAtggaatttggagctggaagtgCCATTAGAGATTATGTAGATCAACTtccacttttcattttatagatgaggaaattgaggcccatggaggtttAGTGACTTCTTCAAGGTAAGTAggaaagccagaatttgaacctactcttctgactccaaattaatTCCTTCCTGCACTCGCCaaacattaatttcttttctttagttgAAAAACAAAGCACCACTCATTTTTTATGCCTGTGGAGATGCTTGTGTGGAGATGAGTCC includes:
- the MRM2 gene encoding rRNA methyltransferase 2, mitochondrial, with translation MAGYQKSTHVFLQCQRFHAAISRHKGKTATEHLWLMRQLKDPFVKAAKVENYRCRSAFKLLEINEKHHIFQPGLRVLDCGAAPGAWSQVAVQKVNAAGTDPNSPVGFVLGVDLLHIFPLEGAIFLSSADVTDPRTIKKIQEQLPGQKADVILSDMAPNATGIRELDHQKLISMCLSLLNFASNILHPGGTFLCKFWDGGQRHLLQNRLEKEFQNIRTIKPVASRKESSETYFLAKLYRGIKTPSKE